Proteins encoded by one window of Channa argus isolate prfri chromosome 13, Channa argus male v1.0, whole genome shotgun sequence:
- the arf3a gene encoding ADP-ribosylation factor 3a, producing MGNIFGNLLKSLIGKKEMRILMVGLDAAGKTTILYKLKLGEIVTTIPTIGFNVETVEYKNISFTVWDVGGQDKIRPLWRHYFQNTQGLIFVVDSNDRERVNEAREELMRMLAEDELRDAVLLVFANKQDLPNAMNAAEITDKLGLHSLRHRNWYIQATCATSGDGLYEGLDWLANQLKNKK from the exons ATGGGGAACATCTTCGGAAACCTGCTGAAGAGCCTGATAGGCAAGAAGGAGATGAGGATCCTTATGGTTGGCCTGGATGCAGCTGGAAAAACAACCATCCTCTACAAGCTGAAGCTGGGGGAGATTGTCACCACTATCCCCACAATTG GGTTTAATGTAGAAACAGTGGAGTACAAAAACATCAGCTTCACCGTGTGGGACGTGGGTGGCCAGGACAAGATTCGTCCCCTGTGGAGGCACTACTTCCAGAACACGCAGG GTTTGATTTTTGTGGTGGACAGCAACGATCGTGAACGGGTGAACGAAGCTCGGGAGGAACTGATGAGGATGCTGGCTGAGGATGAGCTGCGGGATGCTGTTCTTCTCGTCTTTGCCAACAAACAG GACCTTCCTAATGCCATGAACGCTGCCGAGATCACAGACAAGTTGGGCCTGCACTCTCTACGCCACCGCAACTGGTACATCCAGGCTACCTGCGCCACCAGTGGAGACGGTCTCTACGAGGGCCTGGACTGGCTGGCCAATCAGCTGAAGAACAAAAAGTGA
- the wnt10b gene encoding protein Wnt-10b isoform X1 gives MEPSNQLRWDQFLILAATLMSPAITVLCNDILSLKVAGDPVLTPNSVCLRLAGLSKRQMRMCVRSPDVTASALQGIQVAIHECQHQLRDQRWNCSSLEGVGRLPNHNTILNRGFRESAFSLALLAAGVAHSVASACSMGKLRGCGCEAKRRQDDDKIRLKFTQLQLQTLQKGGVGIGMARPLPSELNGGHGEMPANLESNYPSTIIKPSPDELSSMQDTWEWGGCSHDVRFGDRFSRDWLDSRGSPRDIHARMRMHNNRVGRQMVTDNMKRKCKCHGTSGSCQFKTCWHVSPEFRLVGSLLKEKFLSAIFVNSQNKNNGVFNPRTGNGASASTKVLNGGRRRSMSRELVYFEKSPDFCEREASVDSPGTQGRICNKTSYSTDSCSSLCCGRGHNILKQTRSERCNCRFHWCCYVLCEECRLTEWVNVCK, from the exons ATGGAGCCATCAAACCAACTCCGTTGGGACCAATTCCTGATTTTAGCAGCAACACTTATGTCACCTGCGATAAC GGTGCTGTGTAATGACATCCTCAGCCTGAAGGTGGCAGGAGATCCAGTGCTAACCCCTAACTCTGTGTGCCTGAGGCTGGCAGGCCTCAGTAAACGTCAAATGCGGATGTGTGTGCGGAGTCCGGATGTGACGGCCTCTGCTCTACAGGGTATCCAGGTGGCCATCCATGAGTGCCAGCACCAGTTACGGGACCAGCGCTGGAACTGTTCCTCACTGGAGGGTGTTGGCAGGCTGCCCAATCACAACACCATTCTCAACAGGG GTTTTCGCGAGAGTGCCTTTTCCCTGGCCTTGTTGGCAGCGGGTGTGGCTCACTCTGTGGCCTCAGCCTGCAGCATGGGCAAGCTGCGGGGATGCGGCTGTGAGGCCAAACGTCGCCAGGACGATGACAAGATCCGGCTAAAATTCACACAGCTGCAGTTGCAGACCCTGCAGAAGGGTGGGGTAGGCATTGGCATGGCACGGCCATTGCCCTCAGAGTTAAATGGTGGTCATGGTGAAATGCCAGCAAACCTCGAATCCAACTATCCCTCCACCATTATCAAGCCTTCACCAGATGAGCTGAGCTCCATGCAGGACACCTGGGAGTGGGGAGGCTGCAGCCATGATGTCCGCTTTGGTGACCGTTTTTCCAGGGACTGGCTCGACTCCCGTGGGTCTCCAAGAGATATCCATGCACGCATGAGGATGCATAATAACAGGGTGGGACGACAG ATGGTGACCGACAACATGAAAAGGAAATGCAAATGTCATGGCACATCAGGGAGCTGTCAGTTTAAGACCTGCTGGCATGTGTCTCCAGAGTTCAGGCTTGTGGGTTCTTTACTCAAAGAAAAGTTCCTCTCAGCCATATTTGTTAACTCCCAGAACAAGAACAATGGGGTCTTCAACCCTCGAACAGGAAACGGTGCCAGCGCGAGCACAAAGGTACTCAATGGAGGTCGTCGTCGAAGCATGTCCCGAGAACTGGTGTACTTTGAGAAGTCTCCCGATTTCTGTGAGCGTGAGGCCTCAGTAGACTCTCCAGGTACACAAGGACGTATCTGCAACAAAACCAGCTACAGCACAGACAGTTGCAGCTCACTGTGCTGTGGCCGTGGACACAACATCCTGAAACAAACTCGCAGCGAGCGTTGCAATTGTCGATTTCACTGGTGTTGCTATGTGCTGTGTGAGGAGTGTCGCCTCACAGAGTGGGTCAATGTGTGTAAATAG
- the wnt10b gene encoding protein Wnt-10b isoform X2: MRMCVRSPDVTASALQGIQVAIHECQHQLRDQRWNCSSLEGVGRLPNHNTILNRGFRESAFSLALLAAGVAHSVASACSMGKLRGCGCEAKRRQDDDKIRLKFTQLQLQTLQKGGVGIGMARPLPSELNGGHGEMPANLESNYPSTIIKPSPDELSSMQDTWEWGGCSHDVRFGDRFSRDWLDSRGSPRDIHARMRMHNNRVGRQMVTDNMKRKCKCHGTSGSCQFKTCWHVSPEFRLVGSLLKEKFLSAIFVNSQNKNNGVFNPRTGNGASASTKVLNGGRRRSMSRELVYFEKSPDFCEREASVDSPGTQGRICNKTSYSTDSCSSLCCGRGHNILKQTRSERCNCRFHWCCYVLCEECRLTEWVNVCK; this comes from the exons ATGCGGATGTGTGTGCGGAGTCCGGATGTGACGGCCTCTGCTCTACAGGGTATCCAGGTGGCCATCCATGAGTGCCAGCACCAGTTACGGGACCAGCGCTGGAACTGTTCCTCACTGGAGGGTGTTGGCAGGCTGCCCAATCACAACACCATTCTCAACAGGG GTTTTCGCGAGAGTGCCTTTTCCCTGGCCTTGTTGGCAGCGGGTGTGGCTCACTCTGTGGCCTCAGCCTGCAGCATGGGCAAGCTGCGGGGATGCGGCTGTGAGGCCAAACGTCGCCAGGACGATGACAAGATCCGGCTAAAATTCACACAGCTGCAGTTGCAGACCCTGCAGAAGGGTGGGGTAGGCATTGGCATGGCACGGCCATTGCCCTCAGAGTTAAATGGTGGTCATGGTGAAATGCCAGCAAACCTCGAATCCAACTATCCCTCCACCATTATCAAGCCTTCACCAGATGAGCTGAGCTCCATGCAGGACACCTGGGAGTGGGGAGGCTGCAGCCATGATGTCCGCTTTGGTGACCGTTTTTCCAGGGACTGGCTCGACTCCCGTGGGTCTCCAAGAGATATCCATGCACGCATGAGGATGCATAATAACAGGGTGGGACGACAG ATGGTGACCGACAACATGAAAAGGAAATGCAAATGTCATGGCACATCAGGGAGCTGTCAGTTTAAGACCTGCTGGCATGTGTCTCCAGAGTTCAGGCTTGTGGGTTCTTTACTCAAAGAAAAGTTCCTCTCAGCCATATTTGTTAACTCCCAGAACAAGAACAATGGGGTCTTCAACCCTCGAACAGGAAACGGTGCCAGCGCGAGCACAAAGGTACTCAATGGAGGTCGTCGTCGAAGCATGTCCCGAGAACTGGTGTACTTTGAGAAGTCTCCCGATTTCTGTGAGCGTGAGGCCTCAGTAGACTCTCCAGGTACACAAGGACGTATCTGCAACAAAACCAGCTACAGCACAGACAGTTGCAGCTCACTGTGCTGTGGCCGTGGACACAACATCCTGAAACAAACTCGCAGCGAGCGTTGCAATTGTCGATTTCACTGGTGTTGCTATGTGCTGTGTGAGGAGTGTCGCCTCACAGAGTGGGTCAATGTGTGTAAATAG
- the wnt1 gene encoding protein Wnt-1 encodes MRSLALLLGVKAACILLVSSLSGTGAVNNSGRWWGIVNVASSSNLLTNSKNVQLVLDPSLALLSRRQRRLIRQNPGILHAIAAGLHTAIKECKWQFRNRRWNCPTTHSPAIFGKIVNRGCRETAFVFAITSAGVTHAVARSCSEGAIESCTCDYRRRGPGGPDWHWGGCSDNVDFGRMFSREFVDSSERGRDLRYLTNVHNNEAGRMTVSSEMRQECKCHGMSGSCTVRTCWMRLPSFRTVGDFLKDRFDGASRVVYANKGSNRASHRADPRHLEPENPAHKPPSAMDLVYFEKSPNFCSYNGKTGTLGTTGRTCNSSSPGLDGCELLCCGRGFKTRTESVTERCHCTFHWCCHVSCLNCTSTRTSHQCL; translated from the exons ATGAGGAGTCTGGCGCTGCTGTTAGGAGTGAAAGCCGCTTGCATCCTGCTGGTGTCTTCGCTCTCAGGCACGGGGGCCGTCAACAACAGCGGCCGGTGGTG GGGTATTGTCAATGTGGCCTCCTCATCCAACCTCCTCACCAATTCCAAGAACGTGCAGTTGGTCCTGGACCCAAGCCTGGCCTTACTGAGTCGACGCCAGCGCCGGCTGATTCGGCAGAATCCTGGCATCTTGCATGCCATTGCCGCTGGGCTACACACTGCCATAAAGGAGTGCAAGTGGCAGTTCCGCAACCGCCGCTGGAACTGCCCGACCACCCACAGCCCCGCAATTTTTGGCAAAATTGTCAATCGTG GTTGCCGAGAGACAGCATTTGTATTTGCCATTACCAGCGCAGGGGTGACCCATGCTGTGGCTCGCTCCTGCTCTGAGGGGGCTATTGAGTCTTGCACATGTGATTATCGCCGCCGAGGTCCCGGAGGGCCAGACTGGCACTGGGGGGGCTGCAGTGACAATGTGGACTTTGGACGGATGTTCAGCCGGGAGTTTGTGGACTCCAGTGAAAGGGGCAGGGATCTGCGCTATCTTACCAACGTACACAATAATGAAGCCGGCAGAATG ACTGTATCATCAGAGATgcgtcaagagtgtaagtgccATGGGATGTCAGGCTCCTGTACAGTGCGTACCTGTTGGATGCGCTTGCCCAGCTTTCGCACGGTGGGAGACTTTCTTAAGGACCGGTTTGATGGTGCTTCCAGGGTTGTTTATGCCAACAAGGGAAGCAACCGTGCCTCTCACCGAGCTGACCCCCGACATCTGGAGCCTGAAAACCCAGCTCACAAACCCCCCTCTGCAATGGACCTGGTCTATTTTGAAAAATCACCAAACTTCTGTTCCTACAATGGCAAAACTGGCACTTTGGGAACTACTGGAAGAACATGCAACAGCTCTTCCCCTGGCCTGGATGGATGTGAACTGCTATGCTGTGGACGTGGGTTTAAGACCCGGACGGAGAGTGTGACTGAACGTTGCCACTGCACCTTCCACTGGTGTTGTCATGTCAGTTGCTTGAACTGCACCAGTACACGGACATCCCACCAGTGTCTATGA